In Candidatus Aenigmatarchaeota archaeon, one DNA window encodes the following:
- a CDS encoding class II glutamine amidotransferase — MCGIFGYIGKENAAHHLRKGLVKLSYRGYDSWGFGLKEGNDIKLIKEVGDIENADVKLESNAKIGIGHTRWATHGEVTERNCHPHLCSSGVAVIHNGIVENADELKKELEGRHKFHSETDTEVIAHLIGDELNAGTDFPEAVRKTFLKLKGRNAIVAMHKYFDGIVGIKSGSPLVVGIKGDEYFIGSDIQAFAEETDKAIYLDDHEMVVLGSEHEN, encoded by the coding sequence ATGTGCGGTATATTCGGCTACATAGGAAAGGAAAACGCAGCCCACCACCTTAGAAAGGGGCTTGTAAAGTTAAGTTACCGCGGATATGACTCCTGGGGTTTTGGCCTCAAGGAAGGAAATGACATAAAGCTTATTAAGGAAGTCGGTGATATCGAGAATGCGGATGTTAAGCTCGAAAGCAATGCCAAAATCGGAATAGGACACACGAGGTGGGCAACACATGGCGAGGTAACGGAAAGAAACTGCCACCCTCACCTTTGCTCGAGCGGCGTTGCAGTGATACACAACGGGATTGTCGAAAATGCAGATGAGCTTAAAAAGGAGCTTGAAGGCAGGCACAAGTTTCACTCCGAAACTGATACCGAAGTTATCGCCCACCTTATAGGCGACGAGCTTAACGCTGGAACTGATTTTCCCGAGGCTGTCAGAAAAACATTCCTGAAGCTCAAGGGAAGAAATGCGATTGTCGCTATGCACAAGTACTTTGATGGAATTGTCGGGATAAAGAGCGGCTCTCCACTGGTCGTCGGAATCAAGGGCGATGAGTACTTTATCGGAAGCGATATCCAGGCATTCGCCGAAGAAACAGACAAGGCAATATATCTGGACGACCATGAAATGGTTGTCCTGGGAAGCGAGCATGAAAATTAG
- the prf1 gene encoding peptide chain release factor 1 produces the protein MDPELLKMKRVVDELEKIRGRHTELVTFYIPAGSDFNKAAGLIAQEQALTRNVKNKTVRKNVLSALERISQELKLYGKLPENGLAIFCGNTSQEEGKEDIKLWMVVPPEPIRVKLYWCGQTFKTEPLKEVVREKDNYMIVCLDKSEATIALVSGKNITIKNHIDSLVPGKTRAGGQSSVRFSRVRDNLLLLHLQKTAALVRNVAEGLELKGIIISGPGPIKEKFLNEEHLPNDLAKQVIGVVDTAYTDMQGIRETLERGKDLIQQAEITRELNILKEFFVKLSKGKGEVVYGEHDTIEALRDGSVDVVLVSDDFDNFGVVEDLCSETGARCELISNSTPEGVQFKNIGGVGGILRYASA, from the coding sequence ATGGATCCGGAGCTTTTAAAGATGAAGCGGGTTGTAGATGAGCTTGAAAAGATAAGAGGCCGCCATACGGAACTTGTCACGTTTTATATACCTGCCGGAAGCGACTTCAACAAGGCGGCAGGCCTGATTGCCCAGGAGCAGGCGCTTACGAGGAACGTCAAGAACAAAACCGTGCGAAAAAACGTGCTTTCCGCGCTTGAAAGAATCTCACAGGAGCTTAAGCTGTATGGAAAGCTTCCGGAAAATGGGCTTGCGATATTCTGCGGAAATACGTCCCAGGAAGAGGGAAAGGAGGACATAAAGCTCTGGATGGTTGTCCCTCCTGAGCCAATAAGAGTCAAGCTTTACTGGTGCGGCCAGACATTTAAAACAGAGCCGCTCAAGGAAGTTGTGAGGGAAAAGGACAACTATATGATTGTATGCCTTGACAAGAGCGAGGCGACAATTGCGCTTGTTTCAGGAAAGAACATCACGATAAAAAACCATATCGACTCCCTTGTTCCGGGAAAGACCCGCGCCGGCGGCCAGAGTTCTGTAAGGTTTTCGAGAGTTCGCGACAACCTTCTCTTGCTACACCTGCAGAAGACTGCCGCGCTTGTCAGGAATGTTGCCGAAGGCCTTGAGCTTAAGGGAATCATTATTTCGGGCCCCGGCCCTATCAAAGAGAAATTTCTAAATGAGGAACACCTCCCTAATGACCTGGCAAAGCAGGTAATCGGGGTTGTGGACACAGCTTACACTGACATGCAGGGCATCAGGGAAACCCTGGAGAGGGGAAAAGACCTGATTCAGCAGGCAGAGATTACAAGGGAGTTAAACATTCTTAAGGAGTTTTTTGTCAAGCTCAGCAAGGGCAAGGGGGAAGTTGTCTATGGCGAGCATGATACGATTGAAGCGCTTCGGGACGGAAGCGTCGATGTAGTTCTTGTCTCTGACGATTTCGATAATTTTGGGGTAGTCGAGGACCTCTGTTCGGAGACTGGAGCCAGGTGCGAGCTCATATCGAACTCGACGCCGGAAGGAGTGCAGTTCAAGAATATTGGGGGTGTTGGGGGTATACTGAGATATGCTTCGGCTTAA
- a CDS encoding YvcK family protein, with amino-acid sequence MTKVLCFGGGNAITKVVLPELKKRGHDVTSVTSMVDSGGSTGQLRADFKILSPGDIRRHLIALSDAPRWKKDLFAFRFGREVFDGGHKGHSFGNVFLGGLQHVHGDYSKVLDIAHEFLEVKGRCLPATIEITDIVGLLDNGKEAVSEDEIDVPKNHSPDSKIVKAYLRPEVKAYPETLKAIEEAEMIIIGPGDMYSSMVPCILPKGIKEALQKSKAKKIFICPAMAKRGETHWYTVVGQAKELERYMGCEFDLVIYNTAKPSKERIEEHQKEEPLHIGIVPFDDVPKGGKFVGKDILTTEGMVVYDPEKVMAVVLGEGK; translated from the coding sequence ATGACGAAGGTATTATGTTTTGGCGGGGGAAACGCGATAACAAAGGTGGTTCTCCCGGAACTTAAAAAAAGGGGACATGATGTAACCTCAGTTACTTCCATGGTTGATTCAGGCGGCTCCACAGGCCAGCTGAGGGCAGACTTTAAGATTCTTTCGCCTGGCGACATAAGGCGACACCTTATTGCGCTTTCAGATGCTCCCAGATGGAAAAAAGACCTGTTTGCATTCAGGTTTGGCAGAGAGGTGTTTGACGGGGGCCACAAGGGCCATTCCTTTGGAAATGTTTTTCTTGGCGGCTTGCAGCATGTGCATGGAGATTATAGCAAGGTATTGGACATTGCGCACGAATTTTTGGAGGTAAAGGGAAGATGCCTTCCAGCCACCATTGAGATTACTGATATTGTCGGGCTTCTTGACAATGGAAAAGAAGCGGTGAGCGAGGATGAAATTGATGTTCCAAAGAACCACAGCCCAGACTCAAAGATTGTTAAGGCATACCTCAGGCCGGAAGTAAAGGCATATCCTGAGACACTTAAGGCAATTGAGGAAGCAGAAATGATAATTATAGGCCCTGGAGACATGTACTCCAGCATGGTGCCGTGCATTTTGCCGAAAGGCATAAAGGAGGCGCTTCAGAAGTCGAAGGCAAAAAAGATTTTCATCTGCCCTGCAATGGCAAAGAGGGGAGAGACGCACTGGTACACCGTTGTGGGACAGGCAAAAGAGCTTGAAAGGTACATGGGGTGTGAATTTGACCTTGTGATTTACAACACGGCAAAGCCGAGCAAGGAGAGGATAGAGGAGCACCAGAAGGAGGAGCCGCTTCACATTGGAATCGTGCCTTTTGATGACGTGCCAAAGGGCGGAAAGTTTGTCGGAAAGGACATTCTAACCACTGAAGGAATGGTTGTCTATGACCCGGAGAAGGTTATGGCGGTTGTCTTGGGCGAGGGTAAGTAA
- a CDS encoding isomerizing glutamine--fructose-6-phosphate transaminase — protein sequence MTLKIYDAISGKEINKNVEQIKVLCGGPCINGHYMHKEILQQAETIKKSSQQEDAKLIEAAMEILRAKNVIFTACGTARYASIVGRYVLSKVARKFAEVVMAHEFQYFMDSVDNNTLIIAVSQSGETADVLEGVMKAKEKGAKIIAVTNVATSHLARVSDIVFDTNCGPEIAVASTKAFTGQLAVLYMIAYAAANRMQEAELELEAISKKIPEILAENEALLKDLAEKFKGKRHFYYIAKGIDFAIASEGALKLKELSYIHAEGMPAGELKHGTISLIEKGTPLVVVCPKDYTFDETLSNAREAKSRGAYVIAVSDEHRDLYDAWIKIPKVGELFYPLVSVIPLQLFAYYMAVACGKNPDKPRNLAKSVTVK from the coding sequence ATGACCCTGAAAATATATGATGCGATAAGCGGCAAGGAAATTAATAAGAATGTTGAGCAGATTAAGGTTTTATGCGGCGGGCCTTGCATAAATGGGCATTATATGCACAAGGAAATCCTGCAGCAGGCCGAGACGATAAAGAAGTCCAGCCAGCAGGAGGATGCAAAACTGATTGAGGCGGCAATGGAGATTCTCAGGGCTAAAAACGTAATTTTTACTGCCTGCGGAACTGCAAGGTACGCTTCAATTGTTGGCCGGTATGTATTGTCCAAAGTCGCAAGGAAGTTCGCTGAGGTTGTCATGGCGCACGAGTTCCAGTATTTTATGGACTCGGTTGACAATAATACCCTCATAATTGCGGTTTCACAGTCCGGAGAGACGGCAGATGTTCTTGAAGGAGTAATGAAGGCAAAAGAGAAGGGCGCAAAAATCATTGCCGTGACAAATGTAGCAACATCTCACCTTGCGAGGGTTTCTGACATTGTTTTTGACACCAACTGCGGCCCTGAAATTGCGGTTGCCTCGACCAAGGCATTTACCGGCCAGCTTGCTGTCCTGTACATGATTGCCTACGCTGCTGCAAACAGGATGCAGGAGGCGGAGCTTGAGCTTGAGGCGATATCCAAGAAGATTCCTGAAATACTTGCCGAAAATGAAGCTCTCCTCAAAGACCTTGCAGAGAAGTTCAAGGGCAAGAGGCATTTCTATTATATTGCCAAGGGAATTGATTTTGCGATTGCTTCCGAAGGCGCGCTCAAGTTAAAGGAGCTGTCCTATATTCACGCTGAGGGTATGCCTGCCGGGGAGCTTAAGCATGGGACGATTTCCCTCATAGAGAAGGGCACGCCCCTTGTCGTGGTATGCCCCAAAGACTACACCTTTGATGAGACGCTTAGCAATGCCCGGGAAGCAAAGTCGAGGGGGGCGTATGTAATTGCAGTTTCAGATGAGCACAGAGACCTGTACGATGCCTGGATAAAAATACCTAAGGTGGGCGAACTCTTTTATCCTCTTGTAAGCGTCATACCTCTGCAGCTTTTTGCGTACTATATGGCGGTCGCCTGCGGCAAAAACCCGGACAAGCCAAGAAACCTTGCAAAGAGCGTGACAGTCAAGTAG
- a CDS encoding class I SAM-dependent methyltransferase — MPKFNRAYFNSKFYSCREDFWHYFDSEYESKKYQRQIGLAKDLAGSIPIKRLLELGCAEGAFTKRLAEEWPDAGIDAVDISDIAVGRALELMGGYGERVRISDDDYFRYVSGLDKEVYDGVFLSESLYYLGSDHSWVEVCDFLEKLAHSVKVGGFLVMAHIVNASPKTQRFIMDGYRAVISGLMQPVYMKEYRAFKKEDDESYTYQIWGFKKGQNIGLSGKAAG; from the coding sequence ATGCCCAAATTCAATAGAGCATACTTTAATTCAAAATTCTATAGTTGCAGAGAGGATTTTTGGCACTATTTTGATTCGGAGTATGAATCTAAAAAATACCAGAGGCAAATTGGCTTGGCAAAGGATTTGGCAGGCAGTATTCCTATTAAGAGACTCCTTGAACTCGGCTGTGCTGAAGGCGCCTTTACCAAGAGACTAGCAGAAGAATGGCCCGATGCAGGGATCGATGCAGTGGACATATCTGATATTGCTGTAGGGAGGGCATTAGAGCTTATGGGGGGTTATGGAGAGAGAGTCCGGATTTCAGATGATGACTATTTCAGGTATGTATCTGGACTGGATAAGGAGGTTTACGATGGAGTTTTTTTAAGCGAGTCTCTTTATTATCTGGGATCTGACCATTCCTGGGTGGAGGTTTGTGATTTTCTTGAAAAGCTCGCACATTCGGTGAAGGTGGGGGGATTTTTGGTCATGGCGCATATAGTAAACGCTTCGCCTAAGACGCAGAGATTTATAATGGATGGCTACCGAGCAGTTATTTCAGGGCTTATGCAACCGGTCTACATGAAGGAATACCGGGCGTTTAAGAAGGAGGATGATGAGAGTTATACCTACCAGATTTGGGGGTTTAAGAAAGGGCAGAATATTGGATTATCCGGAAAAGCTGCTGGGTGA